The DNA window GGCCTTGAGTTGCAACGCGATATAAGGCACAACGCCGATGACCGCGATGACGGTGACCAGCCCGGCCAGCGCCTGGCTCTTGCCATAGCGCGAGGCGATGAAGTCCGCGATCGAGGTGATGCGCTCGGACTTGCTGACCCGGACCATCTTCAGCAGCAACGAACCCCAAAGCAGGGCGATCAGGGTCGGACCGAGATAGATCGGCAGGAAACCAAGGCCGCTGTCGGCGGCGCGTCCGACGCTGCCGTAGAAAGTCCAGGCAGTACAATAGACGGCGAGCGAGAGCGCATAGACGGTCGGACGCGCAATGACGGGCCGGCCCCGGTCGGCGCGGCGGTCCGCCCAGTAGGCGATCGCGAATAGCAGTCCGAGGTAGGCGAAAGAGGCGCCGACGATGAGCGGACCGGTCATGCCGCGCGTCGCTCAGTCCCGGCTCCGAGACAGAATCCAGGCGGCCAGGGCGATGATCGCGGCCCAGGCCGCGAAGAGATAGATCGGCAGCAGAGGTACCCCCTGCCACCGGCCCAGCGTCTCGAACCGCGGAACCAGGGGCGAAAAAAACAGCAGCAGCCCGGCGAGGAACAGGGTCAGCAGACGTTGTCGAACCAGGGTGGCGCGGATCATGGCGGTGCGCGACAGGCGAGCGGTTTGTGAGCGATTTTCGGAATGTAGCAGGAGCGACTTGAGGATGCTATTGGTTGGCGAGACGCAGGCGGGTGACCGTCGTGACTGACGCGGGCCTGCTCGCGCTGATCCATAACGCGGCACTCCTGCTGTCCATGGTGCTGATGTTCGAGATGCTGGCGCGCCAGGGCTGGGAACGATCCGGCCTGTCCATCCGGATTCTGGTCGGCGTGCTGCTTGGTGCCATCGGCATGGCGGTCATGCTGACGCGCTGGGAACTCCTGCCGGGCTTGTTTTTCGATACCCGCTCGATCCTGCTGGCGACCTCCGGCCTGTTTTTCGGGGGCGTGCCGACGCTGGTGGCCATGACCATGACGGGCGGTTTTCGTCTCGTCCAGGGCGGTGTTGGCGCGGGGGTCGGCATCGCGGTCATTCTGGCCTCCGGCCTCATCGGTCTGGGCTGGCGCCGGTGGCTAATGCGGCGTCGTCTCTCGCTCGCCGAGCTGTCGCTGCGCGAAGCCTATGTCTTCGGTCTGGTCGTACATGTGGCGATGCTGCTTCTCATGCTGATCCTGCCGCTGCCCATGGCGCTGGAGGTGCTCGCGCGGATCGGCCTGCCGGTGCTGGCGATCTATCCCCTCGCCACCCTGCTGCTGATCGTGCTGATGGCGGGGAATCTGCGCAAAAGCCAGGCCGAGACCAGCCTGCGAACCGCCCAAGCGGAGACCATGCGTCTGCTGGCCCAGGCCGAAACCGCCAAGCGCCACTTACAGCGCCTGATCAAGGACGAGCGGGTGGCACGCTGGGCGTTGAGCGAGAGCGAGGCACGCTATCGCGCGCTCAACGAAGTGCTGGAACGGCGCGTGGCGGAACGGACCGCCGAGCTGGAGTCGGCCAATCGCGATCTGGCCTCCTTCTCCTATTCGGTCTCCCATGACCTGCGCGCGCCCCTGCGGGCGATCAACGGCTTCGCCCGGATCCTGGCCCGCCGCGAGCGCGAGCGCCTGGACGAGGAGAGTCGGCATTATCTCGATAACGTGGTCGAGGCCGGGCAGCGGATGGAGACCCTGATCGAGGATCTGCTGGACTATTCGCACACCGGACAGGGCGCGGTGCGTGCCCAGCCGGTGGCGCTGGGGCCGATCTTAGCGAGTCTGCACTCGACCTTCGGCGAGCGCATCGCCGCGGCCGGCGCCATCCTGGAGATCCGCGAACCGCTGGCGACTCCGCTCGGGGATGCCACCCTGATCGGGCAGATCCTGAACAATCTCGTCGACAACGCGCTCCTGTACCGGTGTCGGGAGGGCGTTCCCCGCATCGTGCTGGAGGCGCGGCGCCAGGACGACCGGGTGGTGATCGGCGTGAGCGATAATGGGATCGGCATCGATCCGGACGACACAGAAAAAATTTTTCAGGTTTTCCAGCGTCTGCATAGTCAGGAAGACTATCCCGGCACCGGCATCGGGCTGGCGATCGTGACCAAGGCGGCACATCGGATGGGCGGCGAGATCGGGTTGGAATCCGTCCCCGGACAGGGAAGCCGTTTCAGCGTCAGCCTCGCCGCGTGCGAGGAAGATCCGTACAATTAAAGCGCGCCAGCGATGATATGCGTCGTTTGCGCCTTGGCCCGCACCCGCAAATGTTTTCGTTGGCGCGTTTGACGATGAACGAATTCGCCTGTCTCCCGTTGGCCGACCCTGGATCTCTGCCATGCCACTGCGCGTTCTGATCGTCGAGGATCTTCCCCTGGATGCCGAGCTAATGGCCCTGCGTCTTCAGGAGGAGGGGTTCGATCCGCAATGGACGCGCGCGCAGAACCAGGAAAATTACCTCCTCGGGCTGGAGCAAGGTCCGGATCTGATCCTATGCGACTGGCACCTTCCCCGTTTCAGCGGCCAGCGCGCGCTGGCACTGCTGCGGGAGCGGGGCCTGAACATTCCCTTCATCATCGTCTCGGGCGGAATCGGCGAGGAGGCGGCCGTCGAGGCATTGCGCCTGGGTGCCAACGACTATGTGATGAAGGATCGCCCGGCCCGTCTGGGCGAGGCGGTACGCCGGGTGCTGGAGGAAAAACGACTGCGCGACGTGCATGATCGGGATCAGGAACAGTTGCGACTGGCCGAGCGGGTGTTCCAGAACACCGCCGAGGGGATCAAGGTGACGGATGCCGCGGGCAATCTCGTTTCGGTCAATGCCGCCTTCGAGACCATCACCGGCTATCGCGCGGAGGAGGCACTGGGACGCAACCCCCGCTTTCTGAAATCCGCGCGCCATGACGCGGCCTTTTATCGCAATCTGTGGGCGACCTTGCTGGAAACGGGCCACTGGCGCGGCGAGATCTGGAACCGGCGCAAATCCGGCGAGGTGTACCCGGAGTGGCTCACGATCAGCGCGGTCCCGGACGACCAGGGACGGGTGACCCACTATGTCGGGGTGTTCAGCGACATCACGCACCTCAAGGAGGCGCAGAAACAGATCGATTTTCTGGCCTACCACGACGCGCTCACGCATCTGCCCAACCGCACCCTGTTCCGCGACCGTCTGGTCCATGCGCTGGCCCACGCCCGCCGCGAGACCCGAACCCTGGCGGTCCTGTTCATCGACCTGGATCGCTTCAAGACCGTCAACGACACCCTGGGCCATCCGGTCGGCGACGAACTGCTGCTACAGGTCAGCCGCCGCATGAGCGAGGCGATCCGCGCAGACGACACGCTGGCGCGGCTCGGCGGGGACGAGTTCGTGCTGCTTCTGGAGGATGCCGACAGCGCCCAGCGGGCGGCCACCGTGGCGCGCAAGCTGCTGGAGTGTCTGGCCAGTTCCATGCGCGTCTCGGGACACGAACTGACCGTCACCGCGAGCCTGGGGATCAGTCTCTATCCCACCGACGGCGAGGACGCCGACACCCTCATCCGGCATGCCGACCGGGCCATGTACGAGGCCAAGCAGCGGGGCCGCAACAATTTCCAGTTTTTCACCCAAGCGCTCACCGATGGCGCCTTCGAGCGCCTGGTGATGGAAAACGTCCTGCGCGGCGCGGTCGGCCGCGGCGAACTGGTGCTGCATTATCAGCCCCAGATCGCGCTGGCCAGCGGGCGTCTCATGGGTTTCGAGGCACTGGTGCGCTGGAACCATCCCGAACTGGGTCTGGTTCCGCCGGGGCGCTTTATCCCCCTGGCGGAAGAGATTGGCATCATCGGCGATATCGGCGCCTGGGTGTTGCGCGCCGCCTGCCGCCAGCTCGCCGACTGGGACGCGCAAGGCTTCGCGGTGCCGCGCATGGGCGTAAACCTCTCCGTCAAGCAGATCGACGACGCGGGTCTGACGGAGTTGGTGGCCAGCGCGCTACGCGAGGCCGGGCTGGGCGAGCATCGACTGGAACTGGAAGTCACCGAATCCATGCTGATGGGCGTGCCCGAAACGAATCGCGCCGCCCTGAATGCGATCAAATCACTCGGCGTGGAACTGGCGGTGGATGACTTCGGCACCGGTTATTCCAATCTGGCTTACCTCAAACTCCTGCCGCTGGACCGGCTCAAGATCGACCAGTCCTTCGTGCGCGACATCGGCCGCGACGGCAATGACGAGGCCATTGTGCGCGCCATCATCGCCCTGGCGCGCAGTCTCGGGCTGGAGACCGTCGCCGAGGGGGTGGAGGAGGCGCATCAGGCCGAATTCCTGTTGCGGGAAGGCTGCAATCTCGCTCAAGGCTATCTTTACAGCCGTCCCTTGCCTGCTGAGGCATTGAGCTTTCCAATGTGTTTTCGACGGGATTGAGTGAATTGTCGGTTGTCGGCATCCGGTTGGCGATCCAGGCGAGCCGCGACACGGGAAGGCTACTTTCTTCCAAACGATGATTATCGTCGCCCGAGGAGCATCGAAATGGATACCGCACGCATTTTCAAATCCGGAGGCAGTCAGGCCGTTCGGCTTCCGAAGGAGTTTCGCTTGACCGGCACTGAATCAACAGGATCAAAGATCGACCGGTTCCGGCTTGATGTTCCAGATGTTGTCGGCGTATTCCTGGATGGCCCGGTCCGATGAAAATTTACCCATCCGCGCGACATTCAGAATCGACATCCGATCCCAATTCGACGGATTGCGCCAGGCCTCGCTGACCCGATCCTGACACTCCAGATAGGCGCGATAATCGGCCAGCACCATGAAGGGATCATGGTTGATCAGATGGTCGGTGAGCGGACGAAAGAGATTGGTGTCGCCGTGGGAAAAGAGCCCGGAATTGATCAGGTCGATATCCGATTTGAGTTCGTGATCGCCATGGTAGTAGTCCCAGGGCCGATAACCCTCGCTCTGCTTCTGTCGAACCTCCTCGGCGGTCATGCCGAAGAGAAAGAAATTGTCCGCGCCGACTTCCTCGCGAATCTCGACATTGGCGCCATCCAGGGTGCCGATGGTGAGCGCGCCATTCATCGAGAATTTCATGTTGCCGGTGCCCGATGCCTCCTTGCCCGCGAGCGAGATCTGTTCGGAGAGATCGGCGGCCGGATAGAGACGCTGCCCGTTCTTGACGTTGAAATCGGGCAGGAAAGCGACCCGGATGAAGCCGTTGACCTGGGGGTCGTGATTGACGACCTCGGCGACCGAGTTGATGAGCTTGATGATCAGCTTGGCCAGGTAATAGCCGGGCGCGGCCTTGCCGCCGAAGATGAAGGCGCGCGGGACGAAATCCTGATTCGGGTTGAGTTTGATGCGCTGATAGAAGCGGACGATGTGCAGGAGATTGAGGTGCTGGCGTTTGTACTCGTGCAGCCGCTTGGCCTGTACGTCGAATAGGGCCTGGGGATCCAGCACGCCCCCGGCGTTGCGTCCCAGCCAGGCGGCCAGATCCCGTTTGGCGGCGATCTTGACCCGGCGCCAGCGCGCTTGCAGGTCGGGGTCGTCGGCATGACGTTCGAGATCGCGCAAACAGCTCAGGTTCCGGATCCAGCGGTCGCTGCCGCAGATCTCGGTGATCAGATCGGATAGGCGCGGGTTGCTGACCACCACGAAGCGCCGCTGCGTGACCCCATTGGTGACATTGTGAAATTTCTCCGGCCAGAGGTCGTGGAAATCCTTGAGGATGGTCGTCTTGATCAGTTCCGAATGCAGCGCCGCCACGCCGTTGACCGCGTGACTGCCGACCACCGCCAGGTTGGCCATGCGAATGCGGCGATCGTCGCCCTCGGCGATCAGCGACATGCGCGCGACCCGTTCCTCGTCGCGGATAAAATACACGCGCACCTCGTCGAGGAAGCGGCGATTGATCTCGTAGACGATCTCCAGGTGACGGGGCAGCAGTCGCTCGAACAGACTGACCGACCAGGTCTCCAGCGCCTCGGGCAGCAGGGTGTGGTTGGTGTAGCAGAAGGTGCGGCGGGTGATGTCCCATGCCTGCTCCCAGGTCATGTCATGGTCGTCCATGAACAGCCGCATGAGTTCGGCGACGGCGAGCGCGGGATGGGTGTCGTTGAGCTGGGCGGCAAACTTCTCGGCAAAGGTTTCCAGCGGGCCGACCGTGTTCAGATGTAGCCGGATCATGTCCTGCATCGAGCAGGAGACAAAAAAGTATTGCTGCTTCAGCCGCAGCTCTTTGCCGGCCTCGGGTTCGTCGTTCGGATACAGCACCTTGGAGATGGTTTCCGCCTCGATCTTGGCATGCACCGCGCCGTAATAGTCGCCGACGTTGAACGCCTGAAAATCGAAGGACTGCGATGCCTCGGCCTTCCAGAGTCGCAGCAGATTGACGTTGCCGACCCCGTACCCGAGGATCGGCGTGTCATAGGCCATCCCGCAGATCTCCATGTCCGGCACCCAGCGCGTGCGGGTCTGTCCATCGTGATTGCGGTATTGCTCGGTATGACCGCCGTAGCGTACCGGGAAACAGATCTTCGGACGCGGGATCTCCCAGGGGTTGCCATTGCGTAGCCAGGTATCGCTCTTCTCCACCTGCCAGCCGTTCTCGATAGCCTGATCGAAGATGCCGAATTCGTATCGGATGCCATAGCCGATGGCCGGGATGCCAAGGGTGGACAGCGAGTCCATGAAACAGGCCGCGAGTCGTCCGAGCCCACCATTGCCCAGGCCCGGCTCCTCTTCTTCCTCCAGGATGGCGGCGAAGTCCAGATCCAGTTCCTCGCCGGCCTCGCGCGAGACCTGGGCGATCCCGAGATTGACCAGGTTGTTGGCCAGATGCGGTCCCAACAGAAACTCGGCGGACAAATAACAGACCGTGCGCGCATGGCTGGTCTTGTAGAACTGCGCGGACTTGACCCAGCGCGCCAGCAGGCGGTCGCGCGCGGTGAAGGCCGCGGCCATGTACAGGTCGTGCGGCGTCGCCACTTCCCGGAAACGGCCCTGGATATAAAAGAGGTTGTCGATATACGCCTGTTTCAAGGCCGTTTTGGACATGCCTGTGCGGGTGTGTTCACGAGCTGGAGACAGAGGTTCGGAGGGTTGCGCCTTGGTCATGGTGACGTCTCGTAATAAATCGCTGGAATTGCGTCCGCTCCAGCGGCTGGGGATTTTACCAACCCAGCCGCTTGCTCGAAACGACGCACGCCATGCTGGACGCGATCTAAAACGGCCAGATCCAGTCATCGACATCCGGTTTGTCGATCCCGTGCTCATAGGCATAGTTGCGGCAGTCGATCTGCATGTCCTTAAGCTTTTCCTTGACATGCGCACCGGCCACCTGGAGGCGCGGCACCCGGTTGATGACGTCGATGGCCAGGCTGAAACGGTCGATCTCGTTACTGATCGCCAGTTCCAGCGGGGTGTTGATATTGCCCTTTTCCTTGTAACCGCGCACGTGCAAATTCTTGTGATTGGTGCGCCGATAGGCGAGCCGGTGGATCAGCCAGGGATAGCCGTGGAAGTTGAAGATGACCGGCTTGTCACGGGTGAAGAGGCTGTCGAAGTCGGCGTCGGTCAGTCCGTGCGGGTGCTCGCCGGCGGGCTGGAGCTTGAACAGATCCACCACG is part of the Thiocystis violascens DSM 198 genome and encodes:
- a CDS encoding putative bifunctional diguanylate cyclase/phosphodiesterase produces the protein MPLRVLIVEDLPLDAELMALRLQEEGFDPQWTRAQNQENYLLGLEQGPDLILCDWHLPRFSGQRALALLRERGLNIPFIIVSGGIGEEAAVEALRLGANDYVMKDRPARLGEAVRRVLEEKRLRDVHDRDQEQLRLAERVFQNTAEGIKVTDAAGNLVSVNAAFETITGYRAEEALGRNPRFLKSARHDAAFYRNLWATLLETGHWRGEIWNRRKSGEVYPEWLTISAVPDDQGRVTHYVGVFSDITHLKEAQKQIDFLAYHDALTHLPNRTLFRDRLVHALAHARRETRTLAVLFIDLDRFKTVNDTLGHPVGDELLLQVSRRMSEAIRADDTLARLGGDEFVLLLEDADSAQRAATVARKLLECLASSMRVSGHELTVTASLGISLYPTDGEDADTLIRHADRAMYEAKQRGRNNFQFFTQALTDGAFERLVMENVLRGAVGRGELVLHYQPQIALASGRLMGFEALVRWNHPELGLVPPGRFIPLAEEIGIIGDIGAWVLRAACRQLADWDAQGFAVPRMGVNLSVKQIDDAGLTELVASALREAGLGEHRLELEVTESMLMGVPETNRAALNAIKSLGVELAVDDFGTGYSNLAYLKLLPLDRLKIDQSFVRDIGRDGNDEAIVRAIIALARSLGLETVAEGVEEAHQAEFLLREGCNLAQGYLYSRPLPAEALSFPMCFRRD
- a CDS encoding sensor histidine kinase — its product is MTVVTDAGLLALIHNAALLLSMVLMFEMLARQGWERSGLSIRILVGVLLGAIGMAVMLTRWELLPGLFFDTRSILLATSGLFFGGVPTLVAMTMTGGFRLVQGGVGAGVGIAVILASGLIGLGWRRWLMRRRLSLAELSLREAYVFGLVVHVAMLLLMLILPLPMALEVLARIGLPVLAIYPLATLLLIVLMAGNLRKSQAETSLRTAQAETMRLLAQAETAKRHLQRLIKDERVARWALSESEARYRALNEVLERRVAERTAELESANRDLASFSYSVSHDLRAPLRAINGFARILARRERERLDEESRHYLDNVVEAGQRMETLIEDLLDYSHTGQGAVRAQPVALGPILASLHSTFGERIAAAGAILEIREPLATPLGDATLIGQILNNLVDNALLYRCREGVPRIVLEARRQDDRVVIGVSDNGIGIDPDDTEKIFQVFQRLHSQEDYPGTGIGLAIVTKAAHRMGGEIGLESVPGQGSRFSVSLAACEEDPYN
- a CDS encoding glycogen/starch/alpha-glucan phosphorylase; translated protein: MTKAQPSEPLSPAREHTRTGMSKTALKQAYIDNLFYIQGRFREVATPHDLYMAAAFTARDRLLARWVKSAQFYKTSHARTVCYLSAEFLLGPHLANNLVNLGIAQVSREAGEELDLDFAAILEEEEEPGLGNGGLGRLAACFMDSLSTLGIPAIGYGIRYEFGIFDQAIENGWQVEKSDTWLRNGNPWEIPRPKICFPVRYGGHTEQYRNHDGQTRTRWVPDMEICGMAYDTPILGYGVGNVNLLRLWKAEASQSFDFQAFNVGDYYGAVHAKIEAETISKVLYPNDEPEAGKELRLKQQYFFVSCSMQDMIRLHLNTVGPLETFAEKFAAQLNDTHPALAVAELMRLFMDDHDMTWEQAWDITRRTFCYTNHTLLPEALETWSVSLFERLLPRHLEIVYEINRRFLDEVRVYFIRDEERVARMSLIAEGDDRRIRMANLAVVGSHAVNGVAALHSELIKTTILKDFHDLWPEKFHNVTNGVTQRRFVVVSNPRLSDLITEICGSDRWIRNLSCLRDLERHADDPDLQARWRRVKIAAKRDLAAWLGRNAGGVLDPQALFDVQAKRLHEYKRQHLNLLHIVRFYQRIKLNPNQDFVPRAFIFGGKAAPGYYLAKLIIKLINSVAEVVNHDPQVNGFIRVAFLPDFNVKNGQRLYPAADLSEQISLAGKEASGTGNMKFSMNGALTIGTLDGANVEIREEVGADNFFLFGMTAEEVRQKQSEGYRPWDYYHGDHELKSDIDLINSGLFSHGDTNLFRPLTDHLINHDPFMVLADYRAYLECQDRVSEAWRNPSNWDRMSILNVARMGKFSSDRAIQEYADNIWNIKPEPVDL